A window of Waddliaceae bacterium genomic DNA:
AGGTACGCGAACAGGATCACTTATTGAAAGAGATACTGCAGCACCGCCGGACTTTTTAGACGCGGCAGTAGAAGAAATAAATATAAAAGATCCGGCTCTTGCACACCTTGTATTTAAAAAAATAAGAAATATACAACTAGATAGTTTGTCGGCAGATCAAAGAAGCAAATTAGGTTTAAATATAATAATAGCGCAGGCAGTAGTGAAATCGCGGGAAGAAGAGAGACCAATACGGATGGTAACTAAACAGACACAAACGATTGATGAATAAAAGCATAAAAAAAATTCTTGTTATCAGACGCGATAATATCGGCGACCTCGTATGTACTACCTCATTCATCGCCGCAGTAAAAGATACCTTCCCAAACGCCACTATCGACATCCTCGTTAACGACTACAACGCTCCAATAATAGAAAATCACCCGCTAATAAACACCGTTTACGTCTACCGAAAAAGCAGAACAGCAAAAAATAACACACTACGCCGCCTCTGGAGCAACATCAAACTTATAAAAGCTATAAGAAAAAAACAGTACGACATAGCCTTCATGTGCGGAAACGCCAATTCATCATCATGCGCACAACACACCCTCCTGACAAAAGCAAAACAACGCGTCTCACACCACGGAAAAACAAAATGGAATAAACGCGCCTACACAATACGCGTCCCAGGAGACCTAACAAATATCCACCACGTCGAAAGCCTGTACATGCTCCTGACACCATTTACAGACGAAAAAATAACACGACACCCCGCATCACTGACACCAAACGCCACCGCCATAACACGCTTTCAAAAACAATACCAACAACACCCAGTATCCTCAAAAAACCTCCCCCTAATAGCAATAAATATCAGCACACGACAAGAACCACAGAAATGGCCACTAGACAACTACAAAGAACTCATACAAAAAATCATCGACAACAAAATCGGCACACCACTAATCCTATGGTCGCCAGACACCGCCGCCAACACCAAATTCCCCGGTGACGACACTTCCGCAAACACCCTAAAAGAACACTTCAAAGACAACATCTTCGCATATCCAACACCACAAATACACGACCTAGTCGCAGCACTCTCACAAGCCAACACAGTCTTCACCCCCGACGGCGGAGTAATGCACATAGCAGCTGCATTC
This region includes:
- a CDS encoding glycosyltransferase family 9 protein, yielding MNKSIKKILVIRRDNIGDLVCTTSFIAAVKDTFPNATIDILVNDYNAPIIENHPLINTVYVYRKSRTAKNNTLRRLWSNIKLIKAIRKKQYDIAFMCGNANSSSCAQHTLLTKAKQRVSHHGKTKWNKRAYTIRVPGDLTNIHHVESLYMLLTPFTDEKITRHPASLTPNATAITRFQKQYQQHPVSSKNLPLIAINISTRQEPQKWPLDNYKELIQKIIDNKIGTPLILWSPDTAANTKFPGDDTSANTLKEHFKDNIFAYPTPQIHDLVAALSQANTVFTPDGGVMHIAAAFQKPITTFMLKRISKRWHPWMTQHTLIPIKNNASEISVNDAYTSLTAMLRTTRP